TCTCGGTGATCGCCTGGTTGTTCTCGACGAAGAAGGTCTTGGCCCAGCCGGGCGGCGTGAAGCCGTAGAGCTCGCGGTACATCTCGAGCGCCTTCACGTTCTGCTCGGAATTGATGATCCCGTCGACCTTGTAGGTGGCGTAGTCGCCGAGCTCGCCGCCGTAGGAGAAGATGGCGTTCTCGACGCCCATGACGAGGCCGTCATAGGAGTTGTCGGTGTAGATGGCGATGCCGTAGCGGTTCTGGTCCGGACGGTGGAAGAACTCGGCGATGTCGCGCATCTGCGCCCAGGTGGCCGGCGGCGCGAGATCGTAGCCATACTTGGCCTTGAACGCCTCCATCTCCTTGGGGTCCTCGAACCAGTCCTTGCGGTAGGACCAGCCGACCGCGTCGCCCTCCGCCGGGATCGACCAGTATTTTCCGGAACTGGCGGGATACTCGGCGTAATACTTCACCGTCGCCGGCGCCATCACGTTGTTCAGGTCGTGCTTGTTGAAGAACTCGGTGAGGTCGACGTAGTGCCCGGCCTCGGAAGCCGCGCCGATCCACTGCGAGTCGCCGACGACCATGTCGTAGGCCGAACCGCGGGCGTTGAGCTCGGTGAAGGTCTTGGTCTGGAAGTCGGACCACGGCGTGGTCTCGACCGTGACCTTGACCCCCGTCTCGGCCTCGTATTC
The nucleotide sequence above comes from Aquibium microcysteis. Encoded proteins:
- a CDS encoding ABC transporter substrate-binding protein — encoded protein: MRNRITGLVAGLGLTLACSTSVFAQELTIFWAEWDPANYLQELVNEYEAETGVKVTVETTPWSDFQTKTFTELNARGSAYDMVVGDSQWIGAASEAGHYVDLTEFFNKHDLNNVMAPATVKYYAEYPASSGKYWSIPAEGDAVGWSYRKDWFEDPKEMEAFKAKYGYDLAPPATWAQMRDIAEFFHRPDQNRYGIAIYTDNSYDGLVMGVENAIFSYGGELGDYATYKVDGIINSEQNVKALEMYRELYGFTPPGWAKTFFVENNQAITENLAAMSMNYFAFFPALTNEASNPNAKVTGFFANPAGPDGHQFAALGGQGISVISYSENQEESMKFLEWFIKDETQKRWAELGGYTASAKVLESEEFQNATPYNKAFYETMFKVKDFWATPEYAELLIQMNQRIYPYVTAGQGTAKEALDALAADWNATFKKYNRVK